GCAGTAGCCTTGCAACAGGTCACCCGTTTGCAGCCACCGGCGGCCGCATTGTGGCAACGCTGGCAAAACTGCTGGAAGAAAAAGGCGGCGGGCGCGGACTGATTTCCATCTGTGCCGCCGGCGGACAGGGCGTCACTGCGATTCTTGAGCGATAGTATCGAGAAAAACGAATTTAACTTTGACAGACACGGTTTCAGCCCTTATTATGCGCGCCACGTTGATCGGGGATTCCCCGAGAAAACAACCAGTTTGATGCGGGGTGGAGCAGTCTGGTAGCTCGTCGGGCTCATAACCCGAAGGTCGTAGGTTCGAATCCTGCCCCCGCTACCATATAAGAGAAAGGCAGATCAGTTAACTACTGGTCTGCCTTTTTTGCGTTTGGGCCAACAAACCTCTCTCCAGAGATTTACCAAAGCAGCATTATTGATCTTATCCAGTTTCATTCGACCTCGCCCTCTCCCGATTTAAAAAATCCTGTATTGAAAATGCCTATCCGAATATTGCAAAAAGCGGCTCTGATCTATCCGTTTTTTGCACAATAAAAGTCAGAAATAGCGGTTAAATACAGACTCGTAAAAATAACTTTCTTGTAATAACAAGGGCTTACGTAAATTTAAGGATCATATTTAGGTGTATTTAAATAGCTGCTCTCCAAATAAAGCATCGAAATCTGATCCATACTGGCTTGCGTATATGCATCAAACCGTAATTTGGCCTTTAAGCCTTTAAAGAGAATCGAGCCGTGCGAGCGAACCACCCAGTTACCAATCGAAATGTGCCTGTCCGTTCGGGCGCAAACATCCTCTCGACCACCAATCCGAAAGGCCACATTACCCATATCAATGATGAATTCATTGAAATCAGCGGATTCACGAAAGAAGAGCTGATCGGGCAACCGCACAACATCATTCGCCATCCGGACATGCCCAGGGCGGCATATGAAGAGATGTGGCGCCGGCTTAGAGCAGGTGAGACCTGGCTTGGCGCGGTTAAAAACCGTTGCAAGAACGGGGATCATTACTGGGTTCGAGCCTATGCCATCCCGGTTACCGGAAAAAGTGGCGAACTCGTTGAACTGCAGTCCATTCGATCGGAGCTGTCTCCGGAAGCTGAATCGCGGGCAGAGAAGCTGTATGCCAAACTGCGTGAAACCCAGCCCACCAAAGGACCCGTAAAACCCGCGAGTCTTCGCAGAGGGCCTGGTCTGCATACAAAGCTAATCCTCACTCTCGGTGTCATCCTTGCTATCGCCCTGGTTGCCCAGTATTCCACGGACTCTCCCGTTATAGCTGCGTCAATCTGGGCAGTCACCTTCCTCGTTATGGCCGCAGCCATTACCGGTCTGACCAGTCCGCTGAGGAAGTGCGTCCGAAGAGCGCGGGACGTCATTGATGACAGTGTTGCTGAAAAGATTTTTACCGGAAGGGTCGATGACATCGGTAGCCTGGAACTGGTCATTACCCAGCAGAGCGCCGAACTTGACGCCATCGTCAAACGGATGGACGACGTCATCTGCAAGCTGCACGACGGCGCGGAGCATACGATTGCCAGAAGCAACGATGCGCATTCTGCCGTTCAGGAACAGTCCACTGCTACAGATACCATTGCCGCTGCCAGTGAAGAGATGTCGGCCACGTCGCGCGAGGTGGCCAGCAACGCGTCAGGGATGCTTGACCAGGTTCGCTTGGCAAATGAACGGGTTTCCAGCGGTCAGGCCCTGACTCAGGAAACACGGCATAGTATGGATGCGCTCTCAAAGGAGCTTTCTGAGGCGTCAAGAGCGGTCGGCCAGTTAACGGAAGCCAGTAAGGGGGTCGCGGAGGCGCTTAGCGTAATTGGAGATATCACAGAACAGACAAACCTGCTTGCACTGAATGCGTCCATTGAAGCAGCAAGGGCTGGCGATGCGGGTCGTGGCTTTGCAGTAGTTGCGGATGAAGTTCGCAGCCTTGCACTGAGAACAAAAACGACAACTGAACAGATCAACACAACGCTTGGACGTTTTCACGAGACCGTTTCAAACGCGACCGAGTCCATGCAGCGTTGCGACAACTATGCGCAAAAAACCGTTGAAAACGCCATCAGTTCAGAAGATACCCTCGCAGAACTGGTGACGTTTATCGAGCGGATTTCCGAGGCGTGCGATGGAACTTCAGCAGCCGCAGAGCAGCAGCATAATGCGTCCTCTGAAATATCCGGGAAGATCGTCAGTATAAATGACCTGGGTGACACCGCTATGGGGGTGGTCAAGGAAGCCCAGGAGTCCATGCACGAACTCAAAAGACAGATTGGCGAGGTCGCAGGTCTCGTTTATAGATTACGAGAGCGAAACAGCACCTGACATCTTTGAAATGATAACTATAAACGTATTGGGCAACGGAAACACAAGCCGATGGTTGGAGCGACAGGGAAGAGCTCTTTCATCTTACGGATTGAATTGCCGGTTAATGCCGGCTATGAATGCTGTAAGGGGCAACAGCGCACCTGACATGTGGCTTGTTGATGCCGATAGCTTTGAGAAGAAATCCCTGAGAGAGACGCTAAAGGAACTGCTGGGTGCCCAGTCCGATGCAGCCGTCCCGGTCGTGGCAATGGGGAAATCGATTTCTCTGGAAGCGGCTGAGGATGCCATTGACGCAGGGGTACGCCGCTTCCTGACCAAACCTGCTACCTCACGGATACTGGCTGACACGTGCAGGGAGCTGGGTATTTTCAACGCCAGCTTGACCAGAAGCCTCCTGGTTCTGGAGGATCGCGATACCGTTTATGAAACACTCAGAAGGGATCTTTCAGAGCAGCCAATACAGGCAATACGTGCAACGGACACCAGGTCCCTCCTCGATCTGCTTATCAATCACGATACTGATGCGGTCTTACTAAGCCATTGCCCATGTGAAACAAATTTCACCGATATCTCTGCCCTATTGAGGTTTTTCCCGGGAGGCTCGGTCCGGCCGATTATCTTCATTGCGGGAGAAGTGCCCGATTCGGAGCTGAAGAGTTGCCTGGTCCAGGGGCAAGCACATATATATTGTGTGGACTACCCGAATTTGAGCCGTTTCCTGTTGGAGCTTTGGAGTCAACAAGCGTCGCGAAAAGCACCGGGCGGCCGGATCTACGATATCCTTCATGAACGGGAACAGGAACACCTTGCACTAAACCATCATGCCATTGTCAGCAAGACTAACGACAAGGGACAAATAACCGAAGTAAACCAGCGATTTTGCGATATCAGTCAGTACTCGGAACAGGAGCTACTCGGCAACAACCACCGGATACTCAAGTCTCACCATCATTCCCCTGAGTTTTACCAGGAACTCTGGGAAACCATATCGTCTGGCGACGTCTGGCGGGGCGAGATATGCAATCGTGCAAAAGACGGTTCGTTGTACTGGGTGTCGTCAACTATTGTGCCGTTCCTGGGTAACAATAAACGCCCATATCAATACATCGCCATTCGCAAAGACATTACACATGTGAAGAAAGTTGAACAGGATATAGCGCTGCAAAGCAAGCTGGCAAGCCTGGTCAGCGAGGTCAGCGCCGGGATTCTTTCTGGGCACTGGGCCGATGTTCATGAGACCCTCTCGACCGCTCTTAAACCGCTAAGCGAGTTTCTGGGTATCAGCCATATCTCCATTCGAATTCACAGAACTGACCAGGTTCTGGCGCCGTGGGAAAATGTCGCATCCGATGTCTGTCAATCTCCGACCATATCAATCTCAGGTGTAACTGAGTGTGCTGCAGTGCCTCTGCAAGTCGATCACCAAAGCCTTGAGACAACCCTCTGGGCACATGAAACGGAACTGGGCTCCCTCACCCTTTGCACCAAAGGCGGCAGACTCGCGGAAATTTTTTCTGAACAGGGCCTGATTAACGTGCTTGGCAATGTCATATCCCATTCCCTTGTTCGCTGGATATCGGAGTTCCACCAGGAACGCAGCCGGGAGCGTCTGCGCAGGGCGCAGTCTTTTGCAAACATCGGGACCTGGGAGTGGAATCTGGAAAACGACGAACTGTTCTGGACCGAGAGAGTCCCTATGCTGTTCGGGTATCCCGAGGGTGAGCTCGAAACCTCTTTTGAGAACTTCGTTGCGGCGATACATCCGGACGACAGGGCCAAGGTACAGCTTGCGATACAGGCATCCATCGATCATGACGCTCCTTATCAGATAGAGCACAGGGTTATCTGGCCTGATCGCACGGTGCGATGGTTGCTGGAAACCGGAGCGATCGTTCGTGGAACGGATGGCACTGCAAAGCAGATGTTGGGCGTGGTGGAAGATATTACCGCGATGCGCGAAACCAAGCAGCAGTTGTCACGCCAAACCATGCTCTTGAATATGCTCCATGACTCTCTTACCGCATTTGTTCTTGAAGGCAAGTTCAGTGCAACCCTTGACTCCATGCTAAAGAGCCTGCTTGAGCTTACCGGCAGTGAGTTTGGTTTCCTTGCAGAGGTTCTTTTCTCGGCTGAGAATTCGCCTTTCCTCAGAATACAGTCAATTACGGATATTTCGTGGGGGCCAGAATCCGCGGAAATGTACAGTCGTGTCGGCACGGATAAATTCGAGTTTCATGACCTCGACAACGCCCTTGGTGCGTGTATTCGCGAACGAGAAATCATCACCATTGATGAATCGCAGTCCGAGGGACTTTTTACCGGTCTTCCTGACGGGCACCCGAAGATCCGGACGCTCCTCAGTGTTCCTATTTTTATCGGTTCGGAGCTGGTTGGAACCTTTGCTCTTGCGAACCGACCTTCTGGTTATGACTCCTCAATCATCGAGTTTTTAGGGCCATTCATGGCAACTTACGGGGTCATAATCAATTCCCAGAGAATGCTGGACATGGAGGAGGTCAATCGGAAGAGCCTTGTCCGGGCAAAGCTGCGGGCAGACCAGGCTAACCGCGCTAAATCGGAATTCCTGTCCAACATGAGCCATGAGCTGCGCACGCCTCTGAACGCCATTCAGGGTTTTGGACAATTGCTGCAAAGCGACCTGAAATTAAATGAAGATCAGCAAGACAGCATCAGTGAGATTCTCTCCGCCAGTACGCATCTGCTTGCACTGATCAATGAGGTGCTTGATCTTGCCAAAATCGAATCCGGCAAGCTGGAGTTATCCCTTGAAAACGTGCCGGTCAGCTTAGTTGTTCATAATGCCTTGATATTGATTAAACATTCTGCCGAAAAACGAGGCCTTACTGTCACAACTCGCGGGATTGAACATCTTCATGTAACTGCTGACTGGACGCGTCTCAAGCAGGCCCTGCTGAACCTCCTTTCAAATGCAGTGAAGTATAACCGGTTGGATGGAAGTATTTTGATTGAGGCCAGGCTCTATCAGGAGTCCTGGATAGATATTCAAGTCTCAGACACCGGGCATGGCATTCCGGAATCCCGGATCCCCGATCTGTTCCAGCCATTCAACAGGCTGGGGGCGGAGCTTAGCCATATTGAAGGCACCGGGATTGGTCTGTCTCTTACGAAACAAATGGTCGAGCTTATGGGGGGGAGTATTGGTGTCTCCAGCAAGGTCGGAAAAGGCTCCACCTTCTGGATACGCTTGCCCGCTGAATGCCGTGACACATATACCAGCGCCTCGCCCACGCTTTGTTTAAGTTCCTCATCAGATGGCATTCCGGACAAACTTCAAGAAAACAAGAGGACGATACTCTACATCGAGGACAATCCAGCAAACCTGAAGCTGGTCGAGCGAATCATCAAACGACAGCCCCGATTTGCTCTGGTTTCCGCAATCAGCGCTTCTGACGGACTGAGACTGGCCAAAAATTATTCGCCGGATCTTATTCTGGTAGACATAAACCTGCC
This Marinobacter salinus DNA region includes the following protein-coding sequences:
- a CDS encoding methyl-accepting chemotaxis protein, which translates into the protein MRANHPVTNRNVPVRSGANILSTTNPKGHITHINDEFIEISGFTKEELIGQPHNIIRHPDMPRAAYEEMWRRLRAGETWLGAVKNRCKNGDHYWVRAYAIPVTGKSGELVELQSIRSELSPEAESRAEKLYAKLRETQPTKGPVKPASLRRGPGLHTKLILTLGVILAIALVAQYSTDSPVIAASIWAVTFLVMAAAITGLTSPLRKCVRRARDVIDDSVAEKIFTGRVDDIGSLELVITQQSAELDAIVKRMDDVICKLHDGAEHTIARSNDAHSAVQEQSTATDTIAAASEEMSATSREVASNASGMLDQVRLANERVSSGQALTQETRHSMDALSKELSEASRAVGQLTEASKGVAEALSVIGDITEQTNLLALNASIEAARAGDAGRGFAVVADEVRSLALRTKTTTEQINTTLGRFHETVSNATESMQRCDNYAQKTVENAISSEDTLAELVTFIERISEACDGTSAAAEQQHNASSEISGKIVSINDLGDTAMGVVKEAQESMHELKRQIGEVAGLVYRLRERNST
- a CDS encoding PAS domain-containing protein, with amino-acid sequence MNAVRGNSAPDMWLVDADSFEKKSLRETLKELLGAQSDAAVPVVAMGKSISLEAAEDAIDAGVRRFLTKPATSRILADTCRELGIFNASLTRSLLVLEDRDTVYETLRRDLSEQPIQAIRATDTRSLLDLLINHDTDAVLLSHCPCETNFTDISALLRFFPGGSVRPIIFIAGEVPDSELKSCLVQGQAHIYCVDYPNLSRFLLELWSQQASRKAPGGRIYDILHEREQEHLALNHHAIVSKTNDKGQITEVNQRFCDISQYSEQELLGNNHRILKSHHHSPEFYQELWETISSGDVWRGEICNRAKDGSLYWVSSTIVPFLGNNKRPYQYIAIRKDITHVKKVEQDIALQSKLASLVSEVSAGILSGHWADVHETLSTALKPLSEFLGISHISIRIHRTDQVLAPWENVASDVCQSPTISISGVTECAAVPLQVDHQSLETTLWAHETELGSLTLCTKGGRLAEIFSEQGLINVLGNVISHSLVRWISEFHQERSRERLRRAQSFANIGTWEWNLENDELFWTERVPMLFGYPEGELETSFENFVAAIHPDDRAKVQLAIQASIDHDAPYQIEHRVIWPDRTVRWLLETGAIVRGTDGTAKQMLGVVEDITAMRETKQQLSRQTMLLNMLHDSLTAFVLEGKFSATLDSMLKSLLELTGSEFGFLAEVLFSAENSPFLRIQSITDISWGPESAEMYSRVGTDKFEFHDLDNALGACIREREIITIDESQSEGLFTGLPDGHPKIRTLLSVPIFIGSELVGTFALANRPSGYDSSIIEFLGPFMATYGVIINSQRMLDMEEVNRKSLVRAKLRADQANRAKSEFLSNMSHELRTPLNAIQGFGQLLQSDLKLNEDQQDSISEILSASTHLLALINEVLDLAKIESGKLELSLENVPVSLVVHNALILIKHSAEKRGLTVTTRGIEHLHVTADWTRLKQALLNLLSNAVKYNRLDGSILIEARLYQESWIDIQVSDTGHGIPESRIPDLFQPFNRLGAELSHIEGTGIGLSLTKQMVELMGGSIGVSSKVGKGSTFWIRLPAECRDTYTSASPTLCLSSSSDGIPDKLQENKRTILYIEDNPANLKLVERIIKRQPRFALVSAISASDGLRLAKNYSPDLILVDINLPDMDGYALLDQLKSVEKLSERPMLALTANAMRNDMQMGRSAGFDDYLTKPINIDELMNTLERYLG